A stretch of the Sinorhizobium alkalisoli genome encodes the following:
- a CDS encoding SMP-30/gluconolactonase/LRE family protein, producing the protein MSFFEVVDDRFRSFVMGNAPLKQIATGFDWVEGPVWFGDAGCLLFSDIPNNRILRWIPDAGISTFRSPSNYANGNTRDREGRLITCEHGTRRVTRTEHDGSITVVADAYEGKRLNSPNDVVVTSDGSIWFTDPHYGIMTDYEGFRAEQELPCYVYRVRPSGAIDAVLTDFACPNGLAFSPDESRLYVADTGRMFSSDPQYIRIFDVRADGSLSGGEVFHAIAPGCADGFRLDSEGNLWSSAADGVHCIAPDGQLMGKVLVPELVSNLCFGGRAKHQLFMTATTSVYMITLNRSGVQRP; encoded by the coding sequence ATGTCGTTCTTCGAGGTGGTCGACGATCGTTTCCGATCATTCGTCATGGGCAATGCGCCACTCAAGCAGATCGCAACCGGCTTCGACTGGGTCGAGGGGCCGGTCTGGTTCGGCGATGCCGGCTGCCTGCTCTTCTCCGACATTCCGAACAACCGTATCCTGCGCTGGATTCCGGACGCCGGCATCTCGACATTCAGGAGCCCCTCCAACTATGCCAACGGCAATACGCGCGACCGGGAGGGCAGGCTCATCACCTGCGAGCACGGCACGCGGCGGGTGACGCGCACCGAGCATGACGGCTCGATTACGGTAGTCGCCGATGCCTACGAAGGAAAGCGGTTGAACTCACCCAATGATGTGGTGGTGACCTCCGATGGCTCAATCTGGTTCACCGACCCGCATTACGGCATCATGACGGACTATGAAGGTTTCCGGGCCGAACAGGAGCTCCCCTGTTACGTCTACCGCGTACGGCCTTCCGGCGCCATCGACGCGGTCCTCACCGATTTCGCCTGCCCGAACGGACTCGCATTCAGCCCTGACGAGAGCCGGCTTTATGTCGCCGACACCGGCCGAATGTTCTCGTCCGACCCCCAGTATATCCGCATCTTCGACGTCCGTGCCGATGGAAGCCTCTCCGGCGGCGAGGTCTTTCACGCGATCGCGCCAGGTTGTGCCGACGGCTTCCGCCTCGACAGCGAAGGCAACCTCTGGTCGTCCGCCGCCGACGGCGTGCATTGCATTGCCCCCGACGGCCAGCTGATGGGCAAAGTACTGGTGCCGGAGCTCGTTTCCAATCTCTGCTTCGGCGGCCGCGCAAAACACCAGCTCTTCATGACGGCCACGACGAGCGTCTACATGATCACGCTCAATCGCAGCGGCGTGCAGCGTCCGTAG